Within Sorghum bicolor cultivar BTx623 chromosome 2, Sorghum_bicolor_NCBIv3, whole genome shotgun sequence, the genomic segment GAGATCCTGTGGGCATGATTTTACCGTTTTGAATTCATAAAGCACAAATTAtgcactccctccattccaaatcataggactttttggcttttctggatacattgtttttttctatatttaaacaTAGTGTAATATCTAAATGCATAGCAAAAGTGATGTACCTAGAAAACCCAAAACGTCTTTGTAATTTGGAATTGACGGAGTACAAGGTAAATTCAACTCAGGTTACAACGTCAGGATATACATTGTGATTTCAACATTAAGTGTCAATCTGAGTCTAAAAGAGCTGCATATTCTGTATAAATAATTATTTAGTGTACTTCCTATAACACTATTTTGTACTAATACATTCATCTTTGATCACAGCACACATGTGTTTCCATAGCAGTATCTGCCCGTATATATTATTGAAGACATCCTAGATTATCCTTTTAAATGAGTAACATGAAAATAAATTGGCTATAACAAAGCATTGGTTCTTCTGAggtgacaaaaaaaaaactcgacCAGGGCGGTTAAGACTGCCGCCGCAGCTTTCAAATTAAGAAGAAAGTGCCTTCTCACCCGCGAGAAAACCCCTGAACCCCCACCCCCATCCATACATGGTGGCCTTTCCATCGCCCAAGCGAGAATTGGGCCAGGCCCACCCCAGATTCGAACTCAGGACCTGGGAGGTGCCACTGGAGTGCCTAGACCAACTGATCTAGCGTCCTTTGGCTTTCTACAGCTTATAGTGATTAACtcaacaaaagaaaacaaaagtaGTCGGCTAGACTGCAAAATGTTACCAAACAGTTGAGGATAACTAACCTGTGCAAGATCTTGCTCGTCTCTGTCCCATTTGTCAATTGCTTGCTGCAGATATTTGATAGCAGCTGGATAAAATTTTCTCCGTAGCATGACTGCTCCAAGCTCAAAATACTCAGTAGCACTTGCATCACCACTTCTCACTTGTTCCTAGTAGATTGGTGAGATTTAGTAAATAATGAAAATTGTGAAAATTACAGGTCAACATTGGAAATTGTAAACAAATCTGATTGTGCTGTAAGGATCATCAGTTCATCACTACAAACATTTCTGCCAGAACAAGTACCGAACATTTGTTAGTATGACACGACAATACAAGGCAACTAACTGCTTGCTCAGACAATAAACTAGACGTTGCAAAACCTGACTGAAAAATTCAACTGCAGGGAGAAGGCGTACCCCTGGCTTTAATTCGTCTTAAGAGGTACCTTTAGGGAGGTATTCACACATGACACAACCTGTGAGCTCGGGTGGGGGGCAGTGATATTTTTGGAAGAAATTTAATTCGACATGGTTTTGGGGAATAGTTCTACTCTATTTTATAAACCATACAATTTTTTATCTCATATGTCAATATACGAAGTACTACAGTTCCTTTCATCTATGTCTCATCCCTCCTGCTTAAGTACTCCATACCTATGAATACACCAAACAAAAAGGGAGGATGGAGTATTAAGGTTTACCACAGAAAAAGAACTCTAGTATGGTAGAGGATAAAAGGATGATGTTATGTCCCAATTGATGCTCTCACTAGTTTATACAGTATTCAGTATGTACATTAAACAATTCTTTTACACTTCAGAATCACAGTCAATTTAGTAGCATTTTGAATATAAGATTTGTCTCTTGTAATCTAACCATAAACAAAAGTTCGAGTGGCTTACTTGCAACTCTTTGGCAGAAAGATCAAGCTCCCTACGAACAAGAACCTGACGGATAACAAAAAATGTACCAGCTCCAAGCAGACCAAGAAGTATGAGCAGATAAGACAGCTGAATTCCCAGCTCAAACAGCTCCCCGACCTCATAAACCACATTTAGCTTTCCTCCAACACTAGATTGTGCTAATTGAGCAGTGCTCAACCAAGCCATAGTGCAACATGGGAGTGCACCGAATCGCAGGAGCAAATTCCCACTTCTCCTTTCATCCTTGCCAGGAGGGTGAGAAGAAATTTCTGGTACGTAAAGACAATTCATATATCATATATCAGGGAAACAATTGTACAAAAGTGATTCTTGACTTGAAATACTACTATAGTATATAACAACCACCCGTTTCTATTCAATTAAACTACGGAAGATGGCATGTTTCAAAAAAGAATGTatgatactccctccatcccaaattatagtacattctaagaatcttggagagtcaaaacattttaagtttgaccaaatttatatgataagataaaaatttatgatattaactatatatcattaggttctttattaattatattttcatggtatacctatttgatgtcacaaatctttataatttttcctataattttggtcaaactaaaaatgttttgactctccaagattcttggaatgccttataatttgggatggagggagtagatggTAAATTGCATTTACAGAAGCTGGCATTTTAGCTTAGGTAGATTGCCAACCGCAAAGGGAGACCCTTTATGATACCCAAAATATCGTATATTCATTAAATGAAGGGCCATATCGGTTACATCTTGCATTTCTTATTTTTCTCTGTTTCCCTGAGATATTTGCTGATAGGCAGTAATTacaaattttatttttctttgagGCAACATGGCAGGAGCACTGCCTTGCATTAAGGAAGATAGAaagttttgccaaaaaaaaacgtAGCCTGCACGGGCTAGGTTGAGGTGACATTTTGGTGAATATGCTGTTAAACAGATAGCCATTACGAACAAGGCAAGGATTAGAATGGCTGAAGACATTGCTACACCTTATTTGCACACTTTTACAATGGAGTAAAACAGGAAAAGTTCAAATTTAAAAAGTCTAATATGCTTTGTCAAAGAAGCCTAATGTGTGCCTTTATAGGAAGAAGAAACTCATTCCATAGGAGCACGGACATTTTGATACGAAATGACTGACCTTGCGCATTTTCTGCAGCAAAAACGACCCCTACTCTCTTTGATGATCTGCCTTCCTTAGCAACAAACGAAGAGAATCCAAATAAGTAAAAAGTGGTGAGATAATGGTACTTGTAGACTTGTAGCTAATGAACGAAGAAAGGAAATAATATACTACATAGCACGCATTACTTTATTAATCCTAATGGTTAAAAATCAACAAAAAAAACAGCAGGGGACATATAGCCTGAACTTACAAGGAAGAAATGGATGGTGGGTCGAGCAAAGGGGCGGAGGAGAGACGACCCTGGCGCGGCGTGGCTCGGCGGGAGGAGGCCCCGACCGGACAGCACGGGACCTGGAGACCGgcgggtggaggaggaggaggtggtggcggccAGGATCGACGCACGCTTGGGATGGGAAGAGGAGCAGGCGCGCCATGGAGAGGTGGAGGTCTGGAGGAGCTAGTAGCTGCTGGAGCAGCTAGAGGAGATGATAGGCTTGGCTTGCTGCCGTGCGGATACCGGAGATTATTTAGCCCCACTATAAACGAAGCCACTCCTGACTCCCCCCGGCCGTTCCTTTCTGATCCAACCGTTCCTGCTTGAGATGTCAATTGGATCCACTTCCGGCTGTCCCGATGCCTGCGAATGTCATCAGTCGTCTCTTCCTCATTTCCCGTTCTTGTTGAGGCATTAATCCCCATGGAGATTCTTTGTCCCCGCGTAAACTTCTCACGAAAATCAACAAATATATCAACAATCAAATCATTGTCAAAAGATATAGAATTATTGACAGATCTTCGTATATCTAGTACACTGTATATTTCTGAAATAATAGATTGGTAAAAAGATTGTATTCATTGAAAATAATATTACACCACCATCAGATTGCATAGCCAAGGCATTCGCAATGGCTGACTCATAAGCTAAGCTCTAAgcatttttttaatattttttttaaaaagagaAAAGCTAGCTCTTAATCAAGAGATAGCCTCATATATACTCTTTAAGATTATGTGAGAGCTTTATGTGGACCTAATCATACTATGAGTTATTTTCATTACGAGTGCACTAAAAATGAGAGCACGGGACGAATACACGAGAAATAGGGACGGGAACCGAAACTCAACTGAAACTATTTTCTCTCCATTTTAGTTCTCACGAGGCCATAATATGGGAATTGTCGTAGGGAATTGGGAATCAGATCCTTGTTGCCATCTCTAGGACAAATCAAGGCTAGCGACGTGTCGTTGTCTACACCTAGACCTAAGAAGGGAAGGAACAAGGTTCAATGATGGAAGGGTATTTTGGTCGTTTCGCTAGCTATTTGCTAGGTTAGCCCAACTAAtaagatactccctccatctattTATTAGAGTCATTTTAGGGTCGTGCGTTACCAAGGAGAAATTAATTCGACCACTGAAAGGAGCTACATGCAGACGGAAGCCACATGTGCTTGAAAAAAAGGTGAAAATAATAGTCCCTAGCTTAGATGACTCTGATTCTTGGAGAATTTTTTTCGGTAAGATGACTCTAATAAATGGATGGAGGAAGTAGTTGTTAGCTAAATACCTAGCTAATAATTAGTTGGCTATTAGCTAGATCCGTTTGATATAAAACTACTCCTTATCAGATCTATGGATCAAACAAGCCTCCTAAATGTGGAAGTTGGATTTTGATACTTTACTTTGTTTCATTATGTTGGACAAGTGCATCCGTAAAatgaacttaggccttgtttagatgcaaaaagtttttggattttgacactgtagcattttcatttttatttgacaaacattgtctaattatggagtaactaggcttaaaagattcatctcgtaatttacaggtaaattgtgcaattagttattctttttatctatatttaatacttcatgcatgtgccgtaagattcgatgtgacgtggaatgttgtaaagttttgggtttttgggtgtatctaaacaaggccttaggataAGTATATTGAGGTTGTCTTATAAACGGTCTTATACAGTGCTACATCATCTTATGACTTAACAGATAACATGTACAATGGTTATCTTTTAAATTGTCTCAATAGTGACTCACAATTCCTTAATCTATTTATAcataaaataaaaaggaaacctGTAAGTTGCATGACAataataaggccctgtttggtacagctcataACAGCTTCATGatctgttgtgagctgtttttttgccaaacacttattttcaaaatagctttatgggtgaagctgtttttcctctcctctcacaaaaacataagttggatgaagctgaaaaaagtagcttattacagctctctctctctcatttctctctcaactatgcataaaGTAGtttgtgaagctattttgccaaacactttttccaaaataGCTCTGCTTCacctagaaagtcactcatgaagctatttttttttaaaaaaaaaaacagctttactagtgaagttgagttgtgccaaacaagccctaactcATACAATGGCACACTTCATAGTCCTAAACTTTAGCTCATGAGACGTTTGTTTTGTGAAGCAATGAgtccttcctctctctcctctctctctctctcttctccgcATCATAAAAAAATCATATGTCGCACTACATGAAACAAAAGCTTCTGACATAGCAAATATACACGTCAAGTTTAGTGTGGCATGTTCCACGAAAATGAGATGCTGCACAATATGGAAAGATATGTATCCATGCATCCTCACTTCAACGCCACGGTTATTTTAGGTTATAGTACGATGACTAGTAGCTAAACACTTCCACAACATGATTGCCTGTTTCATACATTAAAAGTTAGATTAAAAACTGGTACACGTATATTTGTGCCAAAGATGATTACATATCAGTCACATATATAATACGATGGATAAGTCGCTGTTTGAATTACTTAGAACAATCTAAAGAGCATCTATTAAATGACACGTGGCCATATACAATAGACAATAGCTCtacaatagaaaaaaaaaacattgtctATAGAGGGAGGGGGGGGTCTCTCACGCTCACAGCCATCTATTAACTACTCTCATCATTCAAATTGTAAATCGTTAAATTTGGAACTGAGAGTAGTTAGCATCTTTCTCTTCCTTCCACGTCGAATAAACACGTACCTCTTCTAGACAGCTGACGTGACCCCGCTATACAGATCAAACACTTGGGAAGTTGCTTGTGACTGTGATCCCCTGCTTTGTTCCTCATACTGCTGCATGGCACTTTCCGCGTGTATCAACCACTCAGGGTCAGCATCAAAATAACCGTTTTCTCCCTGTGCAGAAATGGATCAGTATACTAGCATAATTCGACAATTCAACACTAGCTGAAGCAAGAACAAAGACTACAAACCAAGCTACACCAGCTGGGAGCATGATCCATGTTCTCCATGCTGGTGTCGGATTTCACTTCCTGTGCATAAATACATCAGTATGCTAGCACAATTCAACAATTCAAGACCAGCCAAAATAAACAGCAGTAGAGTACAAACCAAGGTACACGAGCTAGGAGCATGATCCATGTTCTCCATGCTGACGTCAGATTTCACTTCCTGTGCATAAACAGATCAGTATACTACCACAGTTCGACAATTCAAGACCAGCAAAAATAAACAACAGTGAGTACAAACCAAGGTACACGAGCTAGGAGCATGATCCATGTTCTCCATGCTGACGTCAGATTTCACTACCTGTGCATAAATGGATCAGTATGCTAGCACAATTCGACAATTCAAGACCTGCAGAAGCAACAAGGACTACAAACCAAGGTACACAGAGCATGATCCATGTTCTCGATGCTGTCCGCAAATTTCACCACTTCTTCCCACCATCCAGGATCCTCCGCATCAGCCTCCATGCTGGATTTACCGTTGATGTTGCCATTTTCAATGTTCTTTTCCATGACATTGCCCTGATATTCTATCTGGTCTGACTCCATTAGCTCAGGAACCACATCCCAAGGTACAGGACGCAAAGGAGAACGGTAACCTACTCCAAACATTCATGTAATGACTAAGGATAATCTGCAAATTGTTAACTGCTGCAACGATGGCCCTCGCTTACCTTGACAATCAGGGTCGTGACACTTTTGGTAGTATGCTGCTCTTTGGAAATCAACAATGTAAAACACTGGTGCATTTCATGACATATTTAGTGACAGGGTACTGGGAAAAATATCTGGGTATTTGAGACAGCTGGTGCTGCAGGAAAAGTTATACGTTGTTGTTCTAAATGTTAAAATGGTATTGTTACCATGATTGCTCTTATGCTCTCTTCCAATATTCTCACAGTATCTGCtccttaatatgttatatattATCAAACTCTCCTGTGAAAACCAGAACCAAGATCGAATTTTCCCTGCAATACAACAGATTATCAAACTTCAGTTGATATCTTGTTGTTTGTTGTTTTTAGTTGTTGTGTGGCCCTTTTGGGGTCCTACTCTATTGTAATGCCCAGTTTGGGTTTCTTCTATTTAATATAATCAGTACCTCCCCTGCCTGATTCTTTAAAAAAAGGATATTTCAGCTAATAATATATATCCAGCTGTACCAATACTCACATCATAGAACTAAGCATTTATTTGCCTTCAACATTAATTAAGAAAATATGGTAGTATAAATTATGCTGATATAATGTGCTTTTAATCTACTCTAAGATTAACTTCTGTATTAGAATGCCAACAATGTGCTCTCCTCTAAGGAGTCAGGAGTTTTCGATGTTGTCCCCTAGGTATAGACAATTAGGTAGTGGATAtttccaacaaaaaaaaagaaagaaagaaaaagaggtaGTGGATAATAAGCCAGCTCTAGGGGAAGTATCTGTATTTGCTGACACACACAGGCAGTTGTCTGTTTTGACAATTAGGTAGTGGATAtttccaacaaaaaaaaaagaaagaaagaaaaagaggtaGTGGATAATAGGCCAGCTCTAGGGGAAGTATCTGTATTTGCTGACACACACAGGCAGTTGTCTGTTTTgttagaaaaagaaaagaaaaatattggaCAAGATGTCTCTTGGACATGGATACATGTAAGCGGAATCAACTTGGATTCAGGTAGTCTGCAAAACTGTTTGAGGTGAATGCAGAACAGTTTCTCAGCCATgtatataaaataaaattccAGTCTGTAACAAGGCAATACACACGGCCattacaaataaaataaaataaaaagatagaaAGAAACCAACAGGGAGCTAGGGGATCTACCAAGCCTACCATTAaactttggaaaaaaaaagacaTCATATAGAATTAACTGCCataacatgacatgaacatccaTTCCAACATTTGGAAAACTCTAAGGCAATAAACATGGCAAACGTCATCTTGTGGAATACACATAAACATATATTAGTCAAACAAATGACTATCAGAACAAATTGAAAGGCATAATCATGAGGAAGACGAACCTGAAACATTTCCAAAAGAAGCGATGGATTCTATAAAGCCATCCAAAGCTGGAAAAGGAGATTTTCCATAAGTATATGATTGAGAAAGATCACTTCGATATGTAGCAATGCAGTCCCTGTAGCTCCTTCCTTGAATCTGGTCATGgcaaaatacaaaaatatattCACAAAATCAGCCTATACTAAATttaaaattgatttttttttaaggaGAGAAAGGCAGACAAGCACCCTCACAG encodes:
- the LOC8077267 gene encoding uncharacterized protein LOC8077267, translating into MARLLLFPSQACVDPGRHHLLLLHPPVSRSRAVRSGPPPAEPRRARVVSPPPLCSTHHPFLPCRSSKRVGVVFAAENAQEISSHPPGKDERRSGNLLLRFGALPCCTMAWLSTAQLAQSSVGGKLNVVYEVGELFELGIQLSYLLILLGLLGAGTFFVIRQVLVRRELDLSAKELQEQVRSGDASATEYFELGAVMLRRKFYPAAIKYLQQAIDKWDRDEQDLAQVYNALGVSYKRDNKLDKAIQQFQKAVELQPGYVTAWNNLGDAYEQKKDLKLALKAFEEVLLFDPNNKVARPRVDDLRPRVSMYKGVPVKSEKR